Proteins encoded together in one Kingella oralis window:
- the folK gene encoding 2-amino-4-hydroxy-6-hydroxymethyldihydropteridine diphosphokinase: MNTAVIAFGSNLENPIAQVQNALAAVAALPQIGSLKTSSLYRTTPIGYADQPDFINAVALVETSYSAMELLQQLQQIEQQFGRQRSFRNAPRTLDLDIIDYTQTISNAPELQLPHPRAHERGFVMLPLAEIAPDYPIAHFGTAQQLATKLGSAGIEKIA, translated from the coding sequence ATGAATACCGCTGTTATCGCCTTTGGCAGTAATTTAGAAAATCCCATTGCGCAGGTACAAAATGCGCTGGCTGCGGTGGCGGCATTGCCACAAATAGGCAGCCTGAAAACCTCTTCGCTGTATCGCACCACGCCTATTGGTTATGCCGATCAGCCCGATTTTATTAACGCGGTTGCGCTTGTGGAAACAAGTTATTCTGCGATGGAACTTTTGCAGCAGTTGCAGCAAATTGAGCAGCAGTTCGGGCGGCAGCGTAGTTTTCGCAATGCGCCGCGCACGTTGGATTTGGACATTATTGACTATACGCAAACCATCAGCAATGCGCCTGAATTGCAGCTTCCGCATCCCCGTGCGCACGAGCGCGGTTTTGTGATGCTGCCCTTGGCGGAAATCGCGCCCGATTATCCAATTGCCCATTTTGGCACGGCGCAACAGCTTGCCACAAAATTGGGCAGCGCGGGCATTGAAAAGATTGCCTAA
- the aroC gene encoding chorismate synthase, with amino-acid sequence MAGNTFGQLFTVTTFGESHGAGIGCIIDGCPPNLALTEADIQPDLDRRKPGTSRHVTQRREADQVEILSGVFDGKTTGTPIALLIRNADQRSKDYGNIAQQFRPGHADYTYWHKYGTRDYRGGGRSSARETAARVAAGAIAKKWLRQQFGTHIICWVSQVGEHPIAFENEAYISQNPFFAANQSQIAELEAYMDSVRKSLDSVGAKLHIEARNVPVGLGEPVFDRLDADIAHALMSINAVKAVEIGDGFGVVAQRGSQHGDELTPQGFASNHAGGILGGIATGQTITANFAIKPTSSIATPRQSIDIDGNPVEIATHGRHDPCVGLRAAPIAEAMLALVLMDHALRHRAQNADVRVATPDIARG; translated from the coding sequence ATGGCAGGCAACACCTTCGGACAACTCTTCACCGTAACCACCTTTGGCGAAAGCCACGGCGCAGGCATCGGCTGCATCATCGACGGCTGCCCGCCCAATCTTGCGCTCACCGAAGCCGACATTCAACCCGACCTAGACCGCCGCAAACCCGGCACCAGCCGCCACGTTACCCAACGCCGCGAAGCTGACCAAGTAGAAATCCTATCAGGCGTGTTTGACGGCAAGACCACAGGCACCCCCATCGCCCTGCTGATACGCAACGCCGACCAGCGCAGCAAAGACTACGGCAACATCGCCCAACAATTCCGCCCCGGCCACGCCGACTACACCTATTGGCACAAATACGGCACGCGCGACTACCGCGGCGGCGGCAGAAGCTCCGCCCGCGAAACCGCCGCCCGCGTCGCCGCTGGCGCAATCGCCAAAAAATGGCTGCGCCAACAATTCGGCACCCACATCATCTGCTGGGTAAGCCAAGTCGGCGAACACCCCATCGCCTTTGAAAACGAAGCCTACATCAGCCAAAACCCTTTTTTCGCCGCCAACCAATCGCAAATCGCCGAGCTAGAAGCTTATATGGACAGCGTCCGCAAATCACTAGACAGCGTAGGCGCAAAACTGCACATAGAAGCCCGCAACGTGCCCGTCGGCTTGGGCGAGCCTGTGTTTGACCGCCTAGACGCCGACATCGCCCACGCGCTGATGAGCATCAACGCCGTTAAAGCGGTGGAAATCGGCGACGGCTTCGGCGTGGTTGCCCAGCGCGGCAGCCAACACGGCGACGAGCTCACCCCGCAAGGCTTCGCCAGCAACCACGCAGGCGGCATACTCGGCGGCATCGCCACGGGGCAGACCATCACCGCCAACTTCGCTATCAAGCCCACCAGCTCCATCGCCACGCCGCGCCAATCCATTGATATTGATGGCAATCCCGTAGAAATCGCCACCCACGGGCGGCACGACCCCTGCGTTGGGCTACGCGCCGCCCCCATTGCCGAAGCCATGCTCGCGCTGGTGCTGATGGACCACGCGCTGCGCCACCGCGCGCAAAACGCCGACGTGCGCGTGGCTACGCCTGATATTGCACGCGGATAG
- a CDS encoding TonB-dependent siderophore receptor — protein MQPETAAQSEAGAAQTQTLQNVTVKADRKTVHAARSYSIASDGDMRDRVNLSLLGRANAFTAPISVVNYDEKMLNNKQARTLTDAIASTDASVMAFGGESNTLTGLYFRGFQLDARQFSVNGLAGMYGTQGTANVHVGSAQLIKGASTAVTGMDPEGAVSGALNIETKKASDEGNRKVGLAWFSNNRLQTTADIGQRFGDSKQFGIRANAKLRHGDTPRDGYKEDDKEFALNADYRGEKLRVALDTVYAKRKTNGGRARMQDIQNAAGKLYGAPDGKTNLLPSWNWQNTVGQTHMLTFEYDTDHSFQITGGIGYNKARYYGTLISPTVCRTATATCNTANQYTTGTARLTDQYFRTLSMNLSARGEFYTGPVSHNWSTAFDRIIRQRATYRGTAAGRSTATIYPERGNIAGQLAAFKPDYPNTWENSANLDARIKVNSLALSDTLGFLDNTLRLTVGGRLQHVEYTDKKANETGKSHRISPMLMAAWLPSPDLVVYGNYMQDLEPADIKTDDDGNTTMAKPRVSRQFELGVRKNWGDVVTTLSLFQIKRPGYWRGQTNANGRLTYGNKSDFAKYKAKGGAAGDEQGTERNRGIEFNVYGNLLNKTLRPSFGLMYLRADLKNYPNSRDMLINGVQVASPRVIAKAGIEWDTPFVQGLTLNANVQYYGKSYQDTQKKYAFPSYTLVDVGARYAKKFGERNTLTVSGAVENLFNRNYWQVQRGQYDRSFAVVGMPRTFWLKADYSF, from the coding sequence ATGCAGCCTGAAACCGCCGCGCAGTCCGAAGCCGGCGCAGCGCAAACGCAAACCCTGCAAAACGTAACCGTTAAAGCCGACCGCAAAACGGTGCACGCCGCGCGCTCGTATTCCATCGCCAGCGACGGCGATATGCGCGACCGCGTGAACCTGAGCCTGCTCGGTCGCGCCAACGCCTTCACCGCGCCGATTAGCGTGGTCAATTACGACGAAAAAATGCTCAACAACAAACAAGCCCGCACGCTCACCGACGCGATTGCCAGCACCGACGCTTCGGTGATGGCATTTGGCGGCGAAAGCAACACGCTAACAGGCTTGTATTTCCGCGGCTTCCAATTAGACGCGCGCCAATTCAGCGTAAACGGCTTGGCGGGGATGTATGGCACGCAAGGCACGGCGAATGTGCACGTTGGCTCGGCACAGCTGATTAAAGGCGCATCTACCGCCGTAACTGGCATGGACCCCGAAGGCGCGGTTTCAGGCGCATTGAACATTGAAACCAAAAAAGCCAGCGACGAAGGCAACCGCAAAGTGGGCTTGGCATGGTTCAGCAACAACCGCTTGCAAACCACCGCCGACATCGGGCAGCGCTTTGGCGATAGCAAACAATTCGGCATCCGCGCCAACGCCAAACTGCGCCACGGCGACACCCCGCGCGACGGCTACAAAGAAGACGACAAAGAATTCGCCCTGAACGCCGATTACCGCGGCGAAAAATTGCGCGTGGCATTGGATACAGTGTACGCCAAACGCAAAACCAACGGCGGCCGCGCCCGTATGCAAGACATTCAAAACGCCGCAGGCAAGCTGTATGGCGCGCCCGATGGCAAAACCAACCTGCTGCCCTCGTGGAACTGGCAAAACACCGTGGGGCAAACCCACATGCTGACGTTTGAATACGACACCGACCACAGCTTCCAAATCACAGGCGGCATCGGCTACAACAAAGCGCGTTACTACGGCACGCTGATTTCCCCCACCGTTTGCCGCACTGCCACCGCCACGTGCAACACCGCCAACCAATACACCACAGGCACCGCTCGCCTAACCGACCAATATTTCCGCACATTGAGCATGAATTTATCGGCGCGTGGCGAGTTTTACACCGGCCCCGTTTCGCACAATTGGAGCACCGCGTTTGACCGCATTATCCGCCAACGCGCCACCTATCGCGGCACCGCAGCGGGTAGAAGCACCGCCACCATTTACCCCGAGCGTGGCAATATCGCAGGGCAATTAGCAGCGTTTAAACCCGATTACCCCAATACTTGGGAAAATTCTGCCAACTTAGACGCGCGCATTAAAGTGAACAGCTTGGCGTTGTCCGACACGCTGGGTTTCTTGGATAACACATTGCGCCTCACCGTGGGCGGGCGTTTACAACACGTTGAATACACGGATAAAAAAGCCAACGAAACAGGTAAATCGCACCGCATCAGCCCCATGCTGATGGCGGCATGGTTGCCCTCGCCCGATTTGGTGGTGTATGGCAACTATATGCAAGACCTTGAACCTGCCGACATCAAAACCGACGACGACGGCAACACCACCATGGCAAAACCGCGCGTAAGCCGTCAATTTGAATTGGGCGTGCGCAAAAACTGGGGCGATGTGGTAACCACTTTGAGCCTGTTCCAAATCAAACGCCCTGGCTACTGGCGCGGCCAAACCAACGCCAACGGCCGCTTAACTTATGGCAACAAATCCGATTTTGCCAAATACAAAGCCAAAGGCGGCGCGGCAGGCGATGAGCAAGGCACAGAGCGCAATCGCGGTATTGAATTTAACGTGTACGGCAATTTGCTGAACAAAACGCTGCGCCCCAGCTTCGGCCTGATGTATTTGCGCGCCGATTTGAAAAACTATCCCAACTCGCGCGACATGCTGATTAACGGCGTGCAGGTTGCCAGCCCGCGCGTGATTGCCAAGGCGGGCATCGAATGGGATACACCGTTTGTGCAAGGGCTCACGCTGAACGCCAACGTGCAGTATTACGGCAAATCGTACCAAGACACGCAGAAAAAATACGCTTTCCCAAGCTACACGCTGGTGGATGTCGGCGCGCGCTATGCCAAAAAATTCGGCGAGCGCAACACGCTTACCGTGAGCGGCGCGGTGGAAAACCTGTTCAACCGAAATTACTGGCAAGTGCAACGCGGGCAATACGACCGCAGCTTCGCCGTGGTTGGCATGCCGCGCACGTTCTGGTTGAAAGCGGATTATTCGTTCTGA
- a CDS encoding 5-formyltetrahydrofolate cyclo-ligase, whose product MNALFRQPENLSPQAGKREIRHELRLARKRQPENVRRAAERRINRELKRFIKRGKRIAVYWAIGSELRLDDFASAAQQRGAQVYLPYIAPRSLKLWFTPHPVMRLGSLKTKKTVRPERTRRRSQIQVPQFRGDKIRAKSLHIMVLPIVGIDARGYRLGQGGGYYDCTLAATPRSLCPQTVAAGFACQSLPQLPTQRHDIRVQYFASERGVWRFKAA is encoded by the coding sequence ATGAACGCCCTGTTTCGGCAGCCTGAAAACCTATCGCCGCAAGCGGGCAAGCGTGAAATCCGCCACGAACTGCGCCTTGCCCGCAAAAGGCAGCCTGAAAACGTCCGTCGCGCCGCCGAACGCCGCATCAACCGCGAGCTCAAACGCTTTATCAAACGCGGCAAACGCATCGCCGTGTATTGGGCAATCGGCAGCGAACTGCGGCTGGACGACTTTGCCAGCGCTGCTCAACAACGCGGCGCGCAAGTCTATCTGCCCTACATCGCCCCACGCAGCCTGAAACTCTGGTTCACGCCCCATCCTGTTATGCGATTAGGCAGCCTGAAAACGAAGAAAACCGTCCGCCCCGAACGCACCCGCCGCCGCAGCCAAATCCAAGTCCCCCAGTTTCGCGGCGACAAAATCCGCGCCAAATCGTTGCACATCATGGTGCTGCCCATCGTCGGCATCGATGCGCGCGGCTACCGCCTGGGGCAAGGCGGCGGCTACTACGACTGCACGCTCGCCGCCACCCCGCGCAGCCTGTGCCCGCAAACCGTCGCCGCAGGATTCGCCTGCCAAAGCCTGCCCCAACTGCCCACGCAACGCCACGATATTCGCGTGCAGTATTTTGCCAGCGAGCGCGGCGTGTGGCGGTTTAAGGCAGCCTGA
- the dut gene encoding dUTP diphosphatase — translation MNPTIRLKILNPKIAEHLPQYATSGSAGLDLRACIDAPQTIRAGETALIPTGIAIHIANPNLAATILPRSGLGHKHGIVLGNLVGLIDSDYQGELMVSLWNRSPADFTIAPLDRIAQMVIVPVVQAQFEIVDDFAGSERGAGGFGSTGRS, via the coding sequence ATGAACCCCACTATCCGACTCAAAATCCTCAACCCCAAAATCGCCGAGCATCTGCCCCAATACGCCACATCGGGCAGCGCGGGGCTGGACCTGCGCGCCTGCATCGACGCGCCGCAAACCATTCGCGCAGGCGAAACCGCGCTCATCCCCACCGGCATCGCCATCCACATCGCCAACCCCAACCTCGCCGCCACCATCCTGCCGCGCTCGGGGCTGGGGCACAAACACGGCATCGTGCTGGGCAATCTAGTCGGCTTAATCGATTCCGACTACCAAGGCGAGCTGATGGTGTCGCTGTGGAACAGAAGCCCAGCCGATTTCACCATCGCCCCGCTAGACCGCATCGCGCAGATGGTCATCGTGCCCGTGGTGCAGGCGCAGTTTGAAATTGTGGACGACTTCGCCGGCAGCGAGCGCGGCGCAGGCGGCTTTGGCAGCACGGGGCGTAGCTGA
- a CDS encoding ABC transporter ATP-binding protein/permease, protein MPTKLPKWQQELFATPFWLLQTFVSVALILVIVVWLLKYTRFGREFWHVLRPCLDKKTARRALLMISAMIVLLLTEVRLNVFSTFMTSGLYTSMQEMNASAFWLFAAMNASVVLLRAFNGAVNDFLDQAIAIKWSERLNAVLIQRWMGDKNYYRLQTKRHTPDNIDQRIQQDAQDFIVSTIEFVRGMLNSVLTSLEFAIVLWDLAGVLTVFSINIPHGIVYFVFIFVILATFVAMWIGKPLIHHNYENEKLNGDYRYSLIRIRDHAESVAFYGGEAQEQQSLNQRFAAIIRNKWHIARQSVFLSGFNDMFSSGIKLFPIILQAPRLFAGQIKLGDIQQTVQAFARLQQALSFFRLFYGRFTVYRARLERLYGFMTSMEEPHHSQQPQRQTVSGSLKIENATVYRANGDILINNLNFQAAAGQSLLLKGPSGCGKTTTLRMLAGLWAFGSSGNVWQPEKRHTLFIPQRPYVPQGSLKHVLCYPNIQASNETLIATLNDCLLPQLAERLDEEQDWQHILSPGELQRIGFARVLLSQPQLILLDEATSALDEPTEAHLYTLIRQRLPQSIIVSIGHRGTLDAFHDTSIEIAAPMDCG, encoded by the coding sequence ATGCCCACCAAACTCCCCAAATGGCAGCAAGAACTCTTCGCCACGCCCTTCTGGCTGTTGCAAACTTTTGTCAGCGTTGCCCTTATCCTTGTTATCGTTGTCTGGCTGCTTAAATACACCCGCTTTGGGCGCGAATTTTGGCACGTCCTGCGCCCCTGTTTAGACAAAAAAACCGCCCGCCGCGCCCTGCTGATGATTTCCGCCATGATTGTGCTGCTGCTCACCGAAGTGCGCCTCAACGTGTTCAGCACCTTTATGACCAGCGGGCTGTACACCTCCATGCAAGAAATGAACGCCAGCGCGTTTTGGCTGTTTGCCGCCATGAATGCCAGCGTGGTGCTGCTGCGCGCGTTTAACGGCGCGGTGAACGATTTTCTGGATCAAGCCATCGCCATCAAATGGAGCGAGCGGCTCAACGCCGTGCTGATTCAGCGCTGGATGGGCGACAAAAACTATTACCGCCTGCAAACCAAGCGCCACACGCCCGACAACATAGACCAACGCATCCAGCAAGACGCGCAAGATTTCATCGTTTCCACCATAGAATTTGTGCGCGGCATGCTCAATTCCGTGCTCACTTCGCTGGAATTCGCCATTGTGTTATGGGACTTGGCGGGCGTGCTCACCGTGTTCAGCATCAATATTCCGCATGGCATCGTGTATTTCGTGTTTATTTTCGTGATTCTCGCCACCTTCGTTGCCATGTGGATAGGCAAACCGCTGATTCACCACAATTATGAAAACGAAAAGCTCAACGGCGACTACCGCTATTCTCTGATTCGCATCCGCGATCATGCCGAATCCGTTGCCTTTTACGGCGGCGAAGCGCAGGAACAACAATCGCTCAATCAACGCTTCGCCGCCATCATCCGCAACAAATGGCACATCGCCCGCCAAAGCGTGTTTTTAAGCGGCTTCAACGATATGTTTTCCAGCGGCATCAAACTTTTCCCCATCATCCTGCAAGCCCCGCGCCTGTTTGCAGGGCAAATCAAGCTCGGCGACATCCAACAAACCGTGCAAGCCTTCGCCCGCTTGCAGCAAGCCCTATCGTTTTTCCGCCTGTTTTACGGACGCTTCACCGTCTATCGCGCCCGCCTAGAACGGCTATACGGCTTTATGACCAGCATGGAAGAGCCGCACCACAGCCAGCAGCCGCAACGCCAAACCGTTTCAGGCAGCCTGAAAATTGAAAACGCCACCGTATACCGCGCCAACGGCGACATCTTAATCAACAATCTCAATTTTCAGGCTGCAGCAGGGCAAAGCCTGTTGCTCAAAGGCCCGTCGGGCTGCGGCAAAACCACCACCCTGCGCATGCTGGCAGGGCTATGGGCGTTTGGCAGCAGCGGCAACGTATGGCAGCCTGAAAAACGCCACACGCTCTTTATCCCGCAACGCCCCTACGTCCCCCAAGGCAGCCTGAAACACGTCTTGTGCTACCCCAACATCCAAGCCAGCAACGAAACCTTAATTGCCACGCTAAACGACTGCCTGCTGCCCCAGCTCGCCGAGCGGCTAGACGAAGAACAAGACTGGCAACACATCCTTTCCCCCGGTGAGCTACAACGCATCGGCTTTGCCCGCGTGCTGCTGTCCCAACCCCAGCTTATCCTGCTAGACGAAGCCACCTCCGCGCTCGACGAACCCACCGAAGCCCACCTCTACACCCTAATCCGCCAACGCCTGCCGCAAAGCATCATCGTCAGCATCGGACACCGCGGCACGCTCGATGCCTTCCACGATACCAGCATAGAAATTGCCGCGCCGATGGATTGCGGGTAA
- the nusB gene encoding transcription antitermination factor NusB has product MRVSPRRRAREFAVQALYQVALNKIPAPEVAQHIRESNDYRHADGELFTAIFFGAHNNQREYMQIIRPLLDRDENLINPIERSVLLVAVHELKAMPETPYPVIINEAIEVTKTFGGTDSHKFINGILDKLVAQLRPNDPKRREAA; this is encoded by the coding sequence ATGCGAGTTTCTCCCCGCCGCCGCGCGCGCGAATTTGCCGTGCAAGCCCTGTATCAAGTGGCGTTGAACAAAATCCCCGCGCCCGAGGTGGCGCAACATATCCGCGAAAGCAACGATTACCGCCATGCGGACGGCGAATTGTTTACCGCGATTTTTTTTGGCGCGCACAACAATCAGCGCGAATATATGCAAATCATCCGCCCCTTGCTGGATCGCGATGAGAATTTAATTAACCCGATTGAGCGCAGCGTGCTGCTGGTGGCGGTGCATGAACTAAAAGCCATGCCCGAAACGCCCTACCCCGTGATTATCAACGAGGCGATTGAAGTAACCAAAACCTTTGGCGGCACAGATAGCCATAAATTTATTAACGGTATTTTGGATAAATTGGTGGCGCAGCTTCGCCCCAACGACCCGAAACGGCGTGAGGCAGCCTGA
- a CDS encoding malic enzyme-like NAD(P)-binding protein has translation MKIDEKLKQAALAFHQFPVPGKVSVTPTKSLATQQDLALAYSPGVAAPCMEIHANPADAYKYTAKGNLVAVISNGTAVLGLGNIGAQASKPVMEGKGVLFKKFAGIDVFDIEINEQDPDKLVDIIAALEPTFGGINLEDIKAPECFYIEQKLKERCHIPVFHDDQHGTAIITAAAAINGLRVVGKKLEDVSLVVSGAGAAAIACTNLLVSLGLKRENVTLCDSKGVIYQTREDRERMDATKVHYAIADNGQRTLADAVVGKDIFLGLSGADLLTPEMLKTMADKPIVFAMANPNPEIKPPVAKEARADVVIGTGRSDYPNQINNVLCFPFLFRGALDCGASEINEAMKKAAVYAIADLAHEPVPEAVHAAYENRDFTFGAEYLIPTPFDPRLISRIAPAVAKAAAESGVAARPIADLAAYAASLEKISAD, from the coding sequence ATGAAAATAGATGAAAAATTGAAACAAGCCGCATTGGCGTTTCACCAATTTCCCGTTCCCGGCAAAGTGAGCGTAACGCCAACCAAATCATTGGCAACGCAACAAGATTTGGCATTGGCGTATTCCCCTGGCGTTGCCGCGCCGTGCATGGAAATCCACGCCAACCCTGCCGATGCCTACAAATACACTGCCAAAGGCAATTTGGTGGCGGTAATTTCCAACGGCACGGCGGTGCTGGGCTTGGGCAACATCGGCGCGCAAGCGAGCAAACCCGTGATGGAAGGCAAGGGCGTGCTGTTCAAAAAATTCGCGGGCATTGATGTGTTTGACATTGAAATCAACGAGCAAGACCCCGACAAGCTGGTGGACATCATCGCCGCGCTGGAACCCACCTTCGGCGGCATCAATTTGGAAGACATCAAAGCGCCCGAATGCTTTTATATTGAGCAAAAATTGAAAGAGCGCTGCCATATCCCCGTGTTCCACGACGACCAACACGGCACGGCGATTATCACCGCCGCCGCCGCCATCAACGGCTTGCGCGTGGTGGGCAAAAAACTGGAAGACGTGAGCCTTGTGGTTTCGGGCGCGGGCGCGGCGGCGATTGCCTGCACCAATTTGCTGGTGTCGCTGGGGCTGAAACGCGAAAACGTTACCCTGTGCGACAGCAAAGGCGTGATCTACCAAACGCGCGAAGACCGCGAGCGCATGGATGCCACCAAAGTGCATTACGCGATTGCCGACAACGGACAGCGCACTTTGGCAGATGCCGTGGTGGGCAAAGATATTTTCTTAGGGCTGTCGGGCGCCGATTTGCTCACGCCCGAAATGCTGAAAACAATGGCGGATAAACCCATCGTGTTTGCGATGGCGAACCCCAACCCCGAAATCAAACCACCCGTTGCCAAAGAAGCGCGCGCCGATGTGGTGATTGGCACAGGGCGTTCCGATTATCCTAATCAAATCAACAATGTATTGTGCTTCCCATTCTTGTTCCGCGGCGCGTTAGACTGCGGCGCAAGCGAAATCAACGAAGCGATGAAAAAGGCGGCGGTGTATGCCATTGCCGATTTGGCGCACGAGCCCGTGCCCGAAGCGGTACACGCGGCATACGAAAACCGCGATTTCACTTTCGGCGCGGAATACCTGATTCCCACGCCGTTTGACCCACGCTTGATTTCACGCATCGCGCCTGCGGTTGCCAAAGCGGCGGCAGAAAGCGGCGTGGCAGCGCGTCCGATTGCCGACTTGGCGGCATACGCGGCGAGCTTGGAAAAAATAAGCGCCGATTGA
- the ribH gene encoding 6,7-dimethyl-8-ribityllumazine synthase: protein MKTIAPNLNGQGLKIGIVQARFTNEVGSAMVDVARKKLLELGVADDDITLATVPGALEVPLVLQNMAASESYDALIAIGAVIRGETYHFELVANESGAGVSRVGLDFNVPIANAILTTENDEQAHARIQEKASDAAIVAVELANLLNDLDEE from the coding sequence ATGAAAACAATCGCTCCTAATCTGAATGGACAAGGTCTCAAAATTGGCATCGTGCAAGCGCGTTTCACAAACGAAGTGGGCAGCGCGATGGTGGATGTGGCTCGCAAAAAATTGCTGGAACTGGGCGTGGCAGATGATGACATCACACTGGCGACTGTGCCCGGTGCGCTGGAAGTGCCGCTGGTGCTGCAAAACATGGCGGCAAGCGAATCGTATGACGCGCTGATTGCCATCGGTGCGGTTATTCGCGGCGAAACGTATCATTTTGAACTGGTTGCCAACGAATCGGGCGCGGGTGTGTCGCGCGTGGGCTTGGATTTTAATGTGCCGATTGCCAACGCAATTTTAACCACAGAAAACGATGAGCAAGCGCACGCGCGGATTCAAGAAAAAGCCAGCGACGCGGCGATTGTGGCGGTGGAATTGGCCAATTTGTTAAACGATTTGGATGAAGAATAA
- the smpB gene encoding SsrA-binding protein SmpB gives MSIANNRKAFHDYFIEEQIEAGLVLEGWEVKAIRAGRVQLKESYIYWKRDAFYLVGCHITPLPTASTHVKPDPVRPRKLLLNQREINKLIGKTERAGYTIVPLNLHFLRGRIKAEIGLAKGKKLHDKRESSKEADWKREKQRLMKQSR, from the coding sequence ATGTCTATTGCCAACAATCGCAAAGCATTTCACGATTATTTTATTGAAGAACAAATTGAAGCGGGTTTGGTGTTGGAAGGCTGGGAAGTGAAAGCCATTCGCGCGGGGCGTGTGCAGCTCAAAGAAAGTTATATTTATTGGAAACGCGATGCGTTTTACTTGGTTGGCTGCCACATTACTCCGCTGCCAACCGCTTCTACACACGTTAAACCTGATCCTGTTCGTCCGCGAAAATTGTTGTTGAATCAGCGAGAAATCAACAAGCTAATCGGCAAAACCGAGCGGGCGGGCTACACCATCGTGCCACTTAATTTACATTTTCTGCGCGGGCGCATCAAAGCGGAAATTGGTTTGGCAAAAGGCAAAAAACTGCACGACAAACGCGAATCATCCAAAGAAGCGGATTGGAAGCGCGAGAAACAACGTTTAATGAAACAGAGTCGCTGA
- a CDS encoding DUF2185 domain-containing protein, translating into MNNPFAQALSNALSYAIVSKQVSQQHEMIGFLYREAAAFEHDSGWRFFSGSEDDAYANDSANYETLPLSQILTAHPEIAPLMQQNAGAWEWDDASESYTPVTDWQPQA; encoded by the coding sequence ATGAATAATCCCTTTGCCCAAGCCCTTTCCAACGCTTTAAGCTATGCCATCGTGAGCAAGCAAGTTAGCCAACAGCATGAAATGATTGGCTTTTTGTATCGCGAAGCGGCAGCGTTTGAACACGACAGCGGCTGGCGTTTTTTCAGCGGCTCGGAAGACGATGCTTATGCCAACGATTCGGCGAACTACGAAACCTTGCCATTGAGCCAAATTCTAACCGCGCATCCTGAAATTGCGCCGCTGATGCAACAAAACGCGGGCGCGTGGGAATGGGATGATGCCAGCGAAAGCTACACCCCCGTTACCGATTGGCAGCCGCAAGCATGA
- a CDS encoding DUF805 domain-containing protein: MRWYLAALNKYAEFSGRARRAEYWLYMLIHILVLAVLIILMIHTFFSRNNAFDIVAMLLFIYLLITFLPSLAVTVHRLHDMDFSGWWILIVFFSLLTPPVFLLCLILLFFKKGTKGNNFFGEDPIPAEEYEEY, encoded by the coding sequence ATGCGCTGGTATCTAGCCGCTTTGAACAAATACGCCGAATTTAGCGGGCGAGCCCGCCGAGCAGAATACTGGCTATATATGCTGATTCATATATTGGTGCTGGCTGTTCTTATAATCTTGATGATTCATACTTTCTTTTCCCGAAATAACGCTTTTGACATCGTTGCAATGCTGCTATTTATCTATTTACTCATCACATTCCTACCATCACTTGCCGTTACCGTACACCGTTTGCACGATATGGACTTTTCAGGCTGGTGGATTCTGATTGTATTTTTCTCCCTTCTTACTCCACCCGTTTTCTTGCTTTGTTTAATACTTCTTTTTTTCAAAAAAGGCACCAAAGGCAACAATTTCTTCGGAGAAGACCCCATACCAGCCGAAGAATATGAAGAATATTAA